GTCAATCTATTCGATCGTCTATGGATCCCCATTATGCAACAGTGTCGGATGATTCTGGTATAtggatttgtatatatatacggatataataacaattaatttctagACAACCtacttttgtattatttcttgctttttttttatcatcgataaatatcattttacttGACAGATGAGATGTATGCTGCGATTGATGAACAAGATAAAGTATATACTAGTGGTAGCGAAACATACGCTCAAATACAACCGACGATGACAGAGGTCCAACGAATACAAAATGAGCAAACGTTATTCTCTCGAGTTCCGTCTCGTTCTGATGAGACATTCCCTGCTCCGCAACCTCCAAGTGTCGACAGTTTACGGCATGTTGCACATGCTCATTCGAGACAAGgtaaatagttaataattattgctaattcattatatattcatatttatttttatttttttatttgaaactatGTTGGTTGCAGCTTCATCCTCAAGTGCCAATAGTTCTATTGTAAATCCTGGATCACCGAAGCCTGAGAAACGTCAAGCTAATTCTCCATTACCACCTCCACCAGAAGGAACGATAGAAGTGTACGCATCAATTGATAAAAGGACAAAAAATGAGGATCGATTGAAATCGACTTTGTCTAGTGGGAAATCTCTAGAGGATATGTATGCtaaagtaatgaaaaaaaagaaagatgttgAAGAACAACAAAATGACGCACATTCGAGTTCTCAAGGAATTCTACATTCCGAAATATTTGTTCGGAAACCAAgctttgttgaaaataataggATTTCATCGTCTAGTCATGATTCCATGGAAATACAGAAAAAGGAATCCGATTCTGTCGATAATGGCAATCTTCATCTAGAGGgagatattttgataaaatcatcttcttcgttatttaaaaatagtgatGATGCGGATTCGTCAAATTTCCAACTTGGTCATAATTATGAACCTATGAATGATTTGCAAACTAGACATTCAACAATTCGTGAATCGTGTGATCCGAATTACGAAATGTTATGTCCGCAACAAAGGGTCTCTGTTGACACTATACCAGATTATCAGCAAAATGATAGTTCCGTATCAATTTCTCTACGAAATAATACCGATCTGCTAACCAATTCtacttctccttcttcttctgcttcttcttcttattccaaACCGTTCAAACATCGACAAATTAGTAACGCTAGTAGCGAAGATCCCGGATATGAGAAAGTAAGATTAAGAAACAGATGTGAAGTAGATCCAGACACAGATTCGGAACCTAATTATGAAAGTATGCCACATGATGCAGGAGAACCAAATTATGCATCAGTTTGTCGACCCGGTGATAGCGATACGGATCCCAATTACGAGTCTGTTAATCATGAAGATCCTAATTACGAAAGCGTGAAATATATGAGTGTTACTCATACGGAAGAACCGCCATATGAGCAAGTGAACACATATAAAGTCGAACAGAATTCTAGTGGATatgagaaagtaaaaaaacatatattgtgTAACACTGATTACGAACAAATTCATCAGAATCATTCGACTGATTCGATTAATGGGGATACCGATGACGAGCAATATGTGCAAGTCTAGTCTCTTattcttcgttttatttcttttttgtgttttcttttttgtgtTCTCTTATATGTtcgtaatattcttttttcctacTTCATGTTTTATGTTAATATGTTTCCAACATGTATCAtacgcatttttttttttgactttggcaatttcttttctttttgttatctaacattcgtaaaattaattatttaagccTGATGTACACAAGTGAAATAACATCATTGCGATCCCAACTACAAAGATGCCAAACTATCGTTACAAATCCACAACGGTGTCGTGTCACTCGCGTGCCTCTAACCTTaacgtaattatattaactacATCACATGGAGGAAAAACACGAGTTCATCGAACTTCGTTTATAGTAGTTACTAGATGTGCAATAATGATACgcattatttacttttaattatatatacttttaataaaaaaatgaatatttaaaaaaaaatttataataattaagtgaATAATGCACTTCATTTTCGCTTTAgttcgaattgaaattgaaacggaaaaagaaaatgagagTTCGttacttcattatttttcaacttatagaaacaacttatttatttataagattattttcttcttcgttatctcctttttctttttctcaaatgacaattttaataatttgtaaattattggaatatgtattttgtatataattttgtgcATTGTAGACATAagtatgttttctttttttgaacacatccatttcgtttaaaatatatctcacATAAATCAATAACGacgatgataatataaattacatatgtgTTATACACATGTACGCTTTTGAGCATAGCACAATCTTGCTTACGGCGCTAATTTACAAGAGGTAAACAATGTCGTAATTAAACGCATTCATATTAAATGCAACGatttgtattcttttatatgtatttttcacGAAGTCGAATGTCTTTcggtaaaataaaagatatttaaaaaaaaaaaaaaaagaaaaaaataaggaatattTTCTTGGAATTCTGTCGAAAAAGTGAATTCAGTCACAGctcaaatcataaatatatcatacacAGATTACatcgtgtatttttttattcataatttctatttatcggaaatgcaatatttcacgcctatcaattttcttcatttattataaacatatacttaactatatctttcttttttcattttttttactattattattattatattattttcgagttataaacaaaaattcctacttgttttttttaagaattatatattgaatataaaaaaacaatcgaaTGAATAGCgagtaaaataaaacttagcttttaatacaattgctcgataatttcgtttcataattcatttaatatgcGTGTCATCATGTTCATTTTTGATcagtataaaatt
The DNA window shown above is from Apis cerana isolate GH-2021 linkage group LG4, AcerK_1.0, whole genome shotgun sequence and carries:
- the LOC108000896 gene encoding uncharacterized protein LOC108000896 isoform X1, which gives rise to MIQPFLEEGAWCYWVVSVGALLCFLGLIVACICSCRRNENKIIVHIGINNMVYCIIMRTYSVIIPLNRNEFLGLAGMVTLNDSQDGFNGISMTNTLHIATQDIVDNGKRSTGANRSLPDIPKDKEKRHENTDASVSQDIYEITETIGDHSELYATVQDTGKEQVSELNVTEILHQNPLNQKNSDNEYLRFPSSPNSENVEHPYAQLQNVQKTEANQLNRNNTKQVIDVEKPSTSTCQINGNPVAPPRTRRSSSHNSLISTETGSCDIQAANAISGGVQANQDLPYMTPPLLMLLPQPPQSQSNNLQQHFSGDSQDSKGYTSISVREPLANIIAQTKTICRQSQSIRSSMDPHYATVSDDSDEMYAAIDEQDKVYTSGSETYAQIQPTMTEVQRIQNEQTLFSRVPSRSDETFPAPQPPSVDSLRHVAHAHSRQASSSSANSSIVNPGSPKPEKRQANSPLPPPPEGTIEVYASIDKRTKNEDRLKSTLSSGKSLEDMYAKVMKKKKDVEEQQNDAHSSSQGILHSEIFVRKPSFVENNRISSSSHDSMEIQKKESDSVDNGNLHLEGDILIKSSSSLFKNSDDADSSNFQLGHNYEPMNDLQTRHSTIRESCDPNYEMLCPQQRVSVDTIPDYQQNDSSVSISLRNNTDLLTNSTSPSSSASSSYSKPFKHRQISNASSEDPGYEKVRLRNRCEVDPDTDSEPNYESMPHDAGEPNYASVCRPGDSDTDPNYESVNHEDPNYESVKYMSVTHTEEPPYEQVNTYKVEQNSSGYEKVKKHILCNTDYEQIHQNHSTDSINGDTDDEQYVQV
- the LOC108000896 gene encoding uncharacterized protein LOC108000896 isoform X2, with protein sequence MIQPFLEEGAWCYWVVSVGALLCFLGLIVACICSCRRNENKNEFLGLAGMVTLNDSQDGFNGISMTNTLHIATQDIVDNGKRSTGANRSLPDIPKDKEKRHENTDASVSQDIYEITETIGDHSELYATVQDTGKEQVSELNVTEILHQNPLNQKNSDNEYLRFPSSPNSENVEHPYAQLQNVQKTEANQLNRNNTKQVIDVEKPSTSTCQINGNPVAPPRTRRSSSHNSLISTETGSCDIQAANAISGGVQANQDLPYMTPPLLMLLPQPPQSQSNNLQQHFSGDSQDSKGYTSISVREPLANIIAQTKTICRQSQSIRSSMDPHYATVSDDSDEMYAAIDEQDKVYTSGSETYAQIQPTMTEVQRIQNEQTLFSRVPSRSDETFPAPQPPSVDSLRHVAHAHSRQASSSSANSSIVNPGSPKPEKRQANSPLPPPPEGTIEVYASIDKRTKNEDRLKSTLSSGKSLEDMYAKVMKKKKDVEEQQNDAHSSSQGILHSEIFVRKPSFVENNRISSSSHDSMEIQKKESDSVDNGNLHLEGDILIKSSSSLFKNSDDADSSNFQLGHNYEPMNDLQTRHSTIRESCDPNYEMLCPQQRVSVDTIPDYQQNDSSVSISLRNNTDLLTNSTSPSSSASSSYSKPFKHRQISNASSEDPGYEKVRLRNRCEVDPDTDSEPNYESMPHDAGEPNYASVCRPGDSDTDPNYESVNHEDPNYESVKYMSVTHTEEPPYEQVNTYKVEQNSSGYEKVKKHILCNTDYEQIHQNHSTDSINGDTDDEQYVQV